Proteins from a single region of Bos javanicus breed banteng chromosome 7, ARS-OSU_banteng_1.0, whole genome shotgun sequence:
- the SH3BP5L gene encoding SH3 domain-binding protein 5-like has protein sequence MAELRQIPGGRETPQGELRPEVVEDEVPRSPVAEEPGGGGSNSSEAKLSPREEEELDPRIQEELEHLNQASEEINQVELQLDEARTTYRRILQESARKLNTQGSHLGSCIEKARPYYEARRLAKEAQQETQKAALRYERAVSMHNAAREMVFVAEQGVMADKNRLDPTWQEMLNHATCKVNEAEEERLRGEREHQRVTRLCQQAEARVQALQKTLRRAIGKSRPYFELKAQFSQILEEHKAKVTELEQQVAQAKTRYSVALRNLEQISEQIHARRRGQPAHTPGQRRSSPVGAEAGPDGGEDADSGIIEGAEGGGLEEGVSLGPGTAPDTDTLSLLSLRTVASDLQKCDSVEHLRGLSDHTSLDGQELGPRSGGRGGRHQRSISL, from the exons ATGGCTGAACTCAGGCAGATTCCAGGGGGGCGGGAGACCCCACAGGGGGAGCTTCGGCCTGAGGTTGTAGAGGATGAAGTCCCTCGGAGCCCAgttgcagaggagcctggaggaggtgGAAGCAACAGCAGTGAAGCCAAATTGTCcccaagagaagaagaagaactgGATCCTAGAATACAG GAGGAGCTGGAGCATCTGAACCAGGCCAGTGAGGAAATCAACCAAGTGGAGCTGCAGCTGGAT GAGGCCAGGACCACCTACCGGAGGATCCTGCAGGAGTCAGCAAGGAAGCTCAACACGCAGGGCTCCCACTTAGGGAGCTGCATCGAGAAGGCCCGGCCCTACTATGAAGCTCGGCGGCTGGCTAAGGAG GCccagcaggagacacagaaggcaGCACTGCGATATGAGCGGGCTGTGAGCATGCACAACGCTGCCCGGGAGATGGTGTTTGTGGCTGAGCAGGGCGTCATGGCTGACAAGAACCGGCTGGACCCCACATGGCAGGAGATGCTCAACCACGCCACCTGCAAG GTGAACGAGGCAGAGGAAGAGCGGCTTCGTGGTGAGCGGGAGCACCAGCGCGTGACACGGCTGTGCCAGCAGGCTGAGGCTCGGGTTCAGGCCCTGCAGAAGACCCTCCGCCGCGCCATTGGCAAGAGCCGGCCCTACTTTGAGCTCAAGGCCCAGTTCAGCCAGATCCTGGAG GAGCACAAGGCCAAGGTGACAGAGCTGGAGCAGCAGGTGGCCCAGGCCAAGACCCGTTACTCAGTCGCCCTGCGCAACCTGGAGCAGATCAGCGAGCAGATTCATGCGCGGCGCCGGGGCCAGCCTGCTCATACCCCGGGCCAGAGGCGCTCCTCTCCAGTAGGGGCGGAGGCTGGGCCTGATGGTGGCGAGGATGCGGACAGCGGGATCATCGAGGGGGCGGAGGGTGGAGGGCTGGAGGAAGGCGTCAGCCTGGGGCCTGGCACTGCCCCGGACACCGACACGCTGAGCCTGCTGAGCCTGCGCACTGTGGCTTCGGACCTGCAGAAGTGTGATTCCGTGGAGCACCTGCGGGGTCTCTCGGACCACACCAGTCTCGATGGCCAGGAGCTAGGTCCCCGGAGTGGGGGTCGTGGAGGTCGCCACCAGCGCAGTATCAGCCTGTAG